The Panicum hallii strain FIL2 chromosome 9, PHallii_v3.1, whole genome shotgun sequence genome has a window encoding:
- the LOC112877955 gene encoding xyloglucan endotransglucosylase/hydrolase protein 31-like produces MADNKNLLAAPCLQQLPAMALLIIMLLHPPPAAEAQPSPGYYPSSMVTPMAFSEGYDNLWGPQHQTVSQDKKALTLLMDRSSGSGFKSKRSYRNGYLGASIKVQPGYTAGVNTAFYLSNNELYPGNHDEIDMELLGTVPGEPYTLQTNVYVRGTGDGARLVGREMRFHLWFDPAADFHHYAILWNPDEIVFLVDDVPIRRYERKTTTTTFPDREMWAYGSIWDASDWATDGGRYRADYRYQPFVARYQGFRIAGCEVGAPTSCRPVPASPAGAGLSAQQRDAMSWAQQRAMVYYYCQDSSKDRALYPEC; encoded by the exons ATGGCCGACAACAAGAATCTCCTAGCAGCACCATGCCTGCAGCAGCTGCCTGCCATGGCTCTTCTCATCATCATGCTCCTCCATCCAccaccggcggcggaggcgcagCCTTCCCCGGGGTACTACCCGAGCTCCATGGTGACGCCCATGGCCTTCTCCGAGGGCTACGACAACCTGTGGGGCCCGCAGCACCAGACTGTGTCCCAGGACAAGAAGGCGCTGACGCTACTGATGGACCGCAGCTCAG GCAGCGGGTTCAAGTCGAAGCGGTCGTACCGGAACGGCTACTTGGGCGCGTCTATCAAGGTGCAGCCGGGCTACACCGCCGGCGTCAACACCGCCTTCTAC CTGTCCAACAACGAGCTGTACCCTGGCAACCACGACGAGATCGACATGGAGCTGCTGGGCACCGTCCCCGGCGAGCCCTACACGCTGCAGACCAACGTGTACGTGCGCGGCACGGGCGACGGCGCCCGCCTCGTCGGCCGGGAGATGCGCTTCCACCTCTGGTTCGACCCGGCCGCCGACTTCCACCACTACGCCATCCTCTGGAACCCCGACGAGATCGTCTTCCTCGTCGACGACGTGCCCATCCGGCGCTAcgagaggaagacgacgacgaccacGTTCCCGGACCGGGAGATGTGGGCCTACGGCTCCATCTGGGACGCCTCCGACTGGGCCACCGACGGCGGCCGCTACAGGGCCGACTACCGGTACCAGCCCTTCGTGGCCCGCTACCAGGGGTTCAGGATCGCCGGCTGCGAGGTCGGCGCGCCGACCAGCTGCCGCCCCGTGCCGGCGTCGCCCGCGGGCGCCGGGCTGAGCGCGCAGCAGCGCGACGCCATGAGCTGGGCGCAGCAGAGGGCCATGGTCTACTACTACTGCCAGGATTCCAGCAAGGATCGCGCGCTATACCCCGAATGCTAA
- the LOC112877954 gene encoding E3 ubiquitin-protein ligase RFWD3-like: protein MPSRSRAARRRTLHPVVLDDFFRDVVEIDYGEEDQQEEPHDDGGSEEEGQDESEGSSDEDEADDDEEDEEEEREREEFAGGDCGPSAQARVSSVAAAGGSAERANMPTCPVCMEPWTSQGPHRISCIPCGHVYGRSCLERWLTQRGNRSATCPQCGKRFKDKDIINLYAPEVAIPKNELEKEISYLRERNDSLEKKVLHHDKLFEEMTKRQIDMEQRIVDAVSSKRQKVTDHSDGAAHLEPSTSTTVNFSLQNELFLDGARVISIDASNQIILASGRASSVGAEHVLTKISMFSTHEARKIHLPPNTKAVRDMCILPGGSAIFTSLGKRLSLFSMTTDSVVLQCDLPVPGWSCSADVSSSRHIYAGLQNGMLLVFDIRQTARPLHSMMGLSTQPIHTLHSVIDNNGCRKILSASAVGPCMWDADDNQSRPHLLTGMDNQRVCISLACAPPSSDLLVASFRPKVGASEDASASQVYLSQTPSRPVGSGKLGHHSLIRRTSDASFAEGTTCYGNVSEVRMSKSAIIPYGDNQHLFAYGDESLHGVRTWQLPSFAIHADLCSHRQPILDLRYAESPGGGRYLGCLSEEKLQVFRIS, encoded by the exons atgcCGTCACGCTCCCGAGCGGCCAGGCGGCGGACGCTGCACCCGGTGGTGCTGGACGATTTCTTCAGAGATGTCGTCGAGATCGACTACGGCGAAGAGGACCAGCAGGAGGAACCCCATGACGACGGAGGATCGGAGGAGGAAGGACAGGACGAGAGTGAAGGATCCAGCGACGAAGACGAggctgatgatgatgaggaggacgaggaggaggagcgggagAGGGAAGAGTTTGCTGGTGGAGATTGCGGGCCATCCGCCCAAGCAAGGGTTTCCTCGGTGGCGGCTGCCGGCGGATCGGCGGAGAGGGCGAACATGCCCACCTGCCCCGTCTGTATGGAGCCATGGACTTCCCAAGGCCCACATCGCATCAG CTGTATCCCGTGTGGGCATGTCTATGGGAGATCTTGCTTAGAGAGGTGGTTAACCCAGCGTGGGAATCGAAGTGCCACG TGCCCTCAGTGTGGCAAAAGGTTTAAAGATAAGGACATCATCAATCTCTATGCACCAGAGGTTGCCATTCCAAAAAACGAACTTGAAAAG GAAATCTCATATTTAAGAGAGCGAAATGATTCCCTGGAGAAGAAG GTGTTGCACCATGATAAATTGTTTGAGGAGATGACCAAG AGGCAGATTGATATGGAGCAGAGAATAGTAGATGCTGTTAGCTCAAAGAGACAG AAAGTGACAGACCACTCGGATGGAGCTGCACATCTGGAGCCATCTACCTCGACGACAGTAAATTTTAGCTTACAG AATGAATTATTTTTGGATGGAGCTCGAGTCATAAGCATAGATGCATCTAACCAAATAATACTTGCTTCTGGAAGGGCAAGTTCTGTAGGTGCTGAACATGTTCTTACCAAG ATTAGCATGTTTTCCACACATGAAGCACGCAAAATCCACCTTCCTCCCAATACCAAAGCTGTTAGGGATATGTGTATTCTACCTGGAGGATCTGCTATTTTTACGTCACTAGGAAAGAGGCTATCACTCTTCAG CATGACAACAGACAGTGTCGTTCTTCAGTGTGATTTGCCG GTTCCTGGTTGGTCGTGTTCAGCAGATGTATCGAGTTCACGACATATTTATGCTGGCTTGCAG AATGGCATGCTTTTGGTCTTTGATATCCGTCAAACTGCAAGACCCTTGCATTCCATGATGGGGCTATCTACACAACCGATTCATACACTCCACTCTGTCATTGATAATAATGGGTGCAGGAAGATTCTTTCAGCTTCTGCTGTAGGTCCCTGCATGTGGGATGCTGATGACAATCAAAGCAG GCCGCATTTGCTAACTGGGATGGACAATCAGCGTGTATGCATTTCCCTTGCATGTGCCCCTCCATCAAGCGATCTTTTGGTGGCTTCTTTCCGGCCCAAAGTTGGCGCATCAGAAGATGCCAGCGCATCCCAAGTGTACCTATCACAGACGCCATCACGGCCTGTTGGTTCAGGCAAATTAGGCCACCACTCCCTTATCAGGAGGACAAGTGATGCATCCTTCGCTGAAGGCACAACATGCTACGGCAACGTAAGCGAGGTACGCATGTCAAAATCAGCAATCATACCTTATGGGGACAATCAACATCTCTTCGCCTACGGGGATGAGTCGCTGCATGGGGTCCGTACGTGGCAACTACCTTCGTTTGCGATTCATGCTGATCTTTGCTCCCACCGGCAGCCGATCCTTGATTTAAGGTATGCAGAAAGTCCAGGTGGAGGGAGGTACCTTGGGTGCTTAAGCGAGGAAAAGTTGCAGGTCTTCAGAATTAGTTAG